In the Vogesella sp. XCS3 genome, TGAATGTAGCACCAGCACCGTAAAAACGCAGCAAAACAAGGCAAAATGATGCAAAACCAGCCAGCGCAAAGCGCGAGTGAAACCAAGCAAAAACAAGGGTTTAGCGGGAGGCTTCCCCCGCGCACCCTGTCAGTTGCCCCGATGCTGGACTGGACCGACCGCCACTACCGCTATTTCGCCCGTCTCATCACCCGCCATACCTGGCTGTATACCGAGATGGTTACCACTGGCGCGCTGTTGTACGGCGACGTTGGCCGCCATTTGCGCTACCACGAGGCCGAGCACCCCATCGCGTTGCAGCTGGGCGGCAGCGAGCCGGACGAGCTGGCACGTTGCGCGCGTCTGGCGCAGGAGTGGGGCTATGACGAGGTGAACCTGAACGTGGGTTGCCCATCGGAGCGGGTACAGAAGGGGGCGTTTGGCGCCTGCCTGATGGCCGAGCCGCAACTGGTGGCCGACTGCGTGAAGGCGATGCGCGACGCGGTAGACATCGACGTAACGGTCAAGCACCGCATCGGTATCGATGACATCGACAGCTACGACATGATGCGGGCGTTTGTCGATGCCGTGGCCGACGCCGGTTGCCGCACCTTCATCGTGCACGCGCGAAACGCCATCCTGAAAGGCCTCAGCCCCAAGGAAAACCGCGAGATTCCGCCGCTGAAATACGACTACGTGTACCGCCTGAAGCAGGAACGCCCCGATCTGGAGATCCTGATCAACGGCGGTATCAAGACCAACGCCGAGATCGCCGGCCACCTGCAACATGTAGACGGTGTGATGGTGGGCCGCGAGGCTTACCACAACCCCTACCTGATGGCGGCCTGGGACGCGCAGTTCTACGGCGATAGCCACGACGTGCCGTCGCGCGGCAAGGTGGTAGAAGCGCTGCTGCCTTATATTGCCGACCGCTTGCAAGATGGTAGTAGCGTGCGACATATCGCCCGCCACGTGCTGGGCCTGTTCCACGGCGAGCCAGGTGGCCGCCAGTGGCGCCGCATGTTGTCCGACGCAAAAGAGCTGAAAGACGCCGACGAAAGCCTGCTGATCCGCGCGCTACTGGCTACGCACGGTTGAACTGTCACGCAGTCCTTGTAAGATAGCCAAGTCATCCCACGCCCGGTTCTCCGGGCCCAGGCTGCTGCCAAGGTGCCAATCTAGGTCTTGCCGGACCCGGCACAGCCGGGCCGCACCATAAGTACCCGAGTCCGCAGCCTTCCTGTTTACAAGCCCCACACGGTTTGCCTAGCAAACAGGGTGGGGCATCAATCTGCGCCCGGCTTGCCGGGCTTTTGGGTTTTATGGCGAGTACCCCTGCCAACAGCAAGGTTGGCCGCGCTACCCGCTGTGGAGTAAAGCATGATCAATAAACTGGTACTGGCCAGCAATAATGCCGGCAAGCTCAAGGAATTCGCCGCCTTGCTGGCCCCGCTGGGCATCGAGGTGATTCCGCAGGGCCGTCTGAACGTGCCCGAATGCCCCGAGCCGCACTACACCTTTCTGGAAAACGCGCTGGAAAAAGCCCGTCACGCCAGCCACGTTACCGGCCTGCCGGCGCTGGCAGACGACAGCGGCATCTGCGTGGAAGCGCTGGGCGGCAAGCCCGGCGTGCTGTCGGCGCGTTACGCCGGCGAGCCCAAATCGGACGAGCGCAACAACGCCAAACTGGTAGAAAAACTGCAGGGTAAAGACAACCGTCGCGCCTATTACTACTGCGTGCTGGTGTTGGTACGCCATGCCGATGACCCGCAGCCGCTGGTGGTAGACGGCGCCTGGTACGGCGAGGTGGTGGACACCCCGTCCGGCAACGGCGGCTTTGGCTACGACCCGTATTTCTGGCTACCGTCGCACGGCTGCACCGTGGCCGACCTGCCGGCCGACGCCAAGAACGCCATCAGCCACCGTGGCCAGGCCATGCAGGCGCTGCTGGCCAAGCTGCAGGCGCAACTGGCATGAGCGTGATTGATTTGTCTGCACTGAAAGGCGGCCTGAAAGAATTACCGCCGTTGTCGCTCTACATTCACTTCCCCTGGTGCGTGAAAAAATGCCCGTATTGCGACTTCAACTCGCACGAGTTCAAGCCGCAGGCCGG is a window encoding:
- the dusA gene encoding tRNA dihydrouridine(20/20a) synthase DusA; translated protein: MLDWTDRHYRYFARLITRHTWLYTEMVTTGALLYGDVGRHLRYHEAEHPIALQLGGSEPDELARCARLAQEWGYDEVNLNVGCPSERVQKGAFGACLMAEPQLVADCVKAMRDAVDIDVTVKHRIGIDDIDSYDMMRAFVDAVADAGCRTFIVHARNAILKGLSPKENREIPPLKYDYVYRLKQERPDLEILINGGIKTNAEIAGHLQHVDGVMVGREAYHNPYLMAAWDAQFYGDSHDVPSRGKVVEALLPYIADRLQDGSSVRHIARHVLGLFHGEPGGRQWRRMLSDAKELKDADESLLIRALLATHG
- the rdgB gene encoding RdgB/HAM1 family non-canonical purine NTP pyrophosphatase, coding for MINKLVLASNNAGKLKEFAALLAPLGIEVIPQGRLNVPECPEPHYTFLENALEKARHASHVTGLPALADDSGICVEALGGKPGVLSARYAGEPKSDERNNAKLVEKLQGKDNRRAYYYCVLVLVRHADDPQPLVVDGAWYGEVVDTPSGNGGFGYDPYFWLPSHGCTVADLPADAKNAISHRGQAMQALLAKLQAQLA